aaacatatgttagttaattacatgatttcaattttttacttatcaaaataatttttacaaattttttaaattacttcTAAGTAGAACTACTCCAGGCGACTTTCCAGTAAGAAACGTTAAAAAAAttcggtttttttgtttgttcacaaggagctggttgtaatttcaatagccttttatgttacttttgcatttgattcaagtttgggtttacTTTTTCATTTGAGTATATTTGACAATTTTCCCATAAACATAACACAAATATACGGACATTAagcgcgtagcgcggaccgaGCCTAGTTTAAATATATACAGACGTTTCGATATTTTACATTCACACGGTGTTGCTTGACCGTTGTTTCAAGCGGATTTATGAAAGCGCGTATTGGTCACGATCATGTGTTGAGGAAGGCCTGTCGCGATCAGGAAGTCATGTTTAGACTTTTTCTTCGAcgtgttatattatatatgtctaAGTCTTCGTTTCTATCTTATAATTTTGGATGAAGAAATACAAACCAAAGACTTTTCCTCCATTGAAAAGTAGCGAACCAATCAATTAGTAGTTAGTACCACTAACTTAGTAGTATATAAACAGATGGGTATGAATATATGATCTTATAAACCCTCACCTTCATTTCCAAAACCAATATCtaaaagtttttcatttttttctttctttctagtAAACCATGGGTCTATTTTCGTTTTGGAAACTTCTAAAGGAGGTTGTGGGTATGTTAAACGAATCCCGCAAACTCTTTCTAAAGAACAAGAAGCTGATGTTCTCTGTCTCTGTATTTTATCTCTTGCTCAATGGTTTACTTTACTTATTCAACGTCCTTACCATTACACCCGAGATAACAAACTTGACCCaagatttaaatttgttacCTACGATGGATCCTAGTAGCCCGGAATACATGGCCCAACTTATGAAGGTCTTTGCAGATTTTCGCCTATTTGTCGTGTCTTCAGACATCTTTAACGCTGTCTCCTTCATCATCAACCTTTTATCCGTTCTAGTCATCGTCCAGGCTTCGGCTCTTACTTATAAACATGAGAACGTCAAGTTCAAAGATTTTGTGGTTCTGATTCTTAAATCTTGGAAGGGACCTCTTGTGACCTCTTTCTACATTTCTCTCTTTAGTCTTGGCTACTGTTTGTTCTTCGTTATAATCCTCTTTCCTATTCTTTTGTCATCTTTGAGTATTGCTTCCTTGTTTTCCTTAGTAGCCAAGGTTTTCGTTTTACTTGTTCTATTCTTATTGTTTGCGTCTTATTTAGCTATTGTCTGGTACCTATCTATGGTCATATCAGTACTGGAGGAAACTTATGGGATACAAGCTTTGGGGGAAGCTGCAAAGATTGTTAAAGGGATGAAGCCAAAACTATTCCTCTTGAATATTTTCTACGGTTTATTGATCTTTGGTTTAGCTCAGATCGTGACTCTAGTGAGTCTAGTGGTTGATAGGAGCCAGTCGTTTGTGGTTACCTTAGCCATCGGTTTGGTTCTAGTGGTGTCAGCATTTGTGGGGATGTTTCT
The window above is part of the Brassica napus cultivar Da-Ae chromosome C3, Da-Ae, whole genome shotgun sequence genome. Proteins encoded here:
- the LOC106430944 gene encoding uncharacterized protein LOC106430944, which produces MGLFSFWKLLKEVVGMLNESRKLFLKNKKLMFSVSVFYLLLNGLLYLFNVLTITPEITNLTQDLNLLPTMDPSSPEYMAQLMKVFADFRLFVVSSDIFNAVSFIINLLSVLVIVQASALTYKHENVKFKDFVVLILKSWKGPLVTSFYISLFSLGYCLFFVIILFPILLSSLSIASLFSLVAKVFVLLVLFLLFASYLAIVWYLSMVISVLEETYGIQALGEAAKIVKGMKPKLFLLNIFYGLLIFGLAQIVTLVSLVVDRSQSFVVTLAIGLVLVVSAFVGMFLLMTYTVAYFQCKSPHGQDVESLRDVEYTTLPTTSLIGALP